The following proteins are encoded in a genomic region of Eulemur rufifrons isolate Redbay chromosome 18, OSU_ERuf_1, whole genome shotgun sequence:
- the LSM6 gene encoding U6 snRNA-associated Sm-like protein LSm6, whose translation MSLRKQTPSDFLKQIIGRPVVVKLNSGVDYRGVLACLDGYMNIALEQTEEYVNGQLKNKYGDAFIRGNNVLYISTQKRRM comes from the exons ATGAGTCTTCGGAAGCAAACCCCTAGTGACTTCTTAAAGCAAATCATTGGACGGCCAGTTGTGGTAAAATTAAATTCTGGAGTGGATTATCGAG GGGTCCTGGCTTGCCTGGATGGCTACATGAATATAGCCCTGGAGCAGACAGAAGAATATGTAAATGGACAACTGAAGAATAAGTATGGGGATGCATTTATCCGAGGAAACAATG ttttgtaCATAAGCACACAGAAGAGGAGGATGTGA